In Thermovirga sp., the genomic stretch CAGCCCTATTCCCTGAGCCATCCCGCCATAGATCTGTCCATCGGTGACGAGGCGGTTGTTAACCTTGCCGATATCCGCCATGAGGGTCATCTTGTCCACTTCCACCTTGCCCGTCTCGGTATTTACCGAGACTTCCGCCATGAAGACTCCATACATATAGACCACAAAGGGCCTCCCCTGGCCTTTTTCATCGCAGGCCACACCAGGAACGCTGAACTTGCCCACGTACTTCAGCGGTTTGCCCGCGGCAACCGCTTCGGAATAGTCCATGTACTTGCCATCGGGTTTCTTCAGCGATGCCAGCATTTCAGAACAGGCGACCCGTATGGCGTTCCCCGTCATGACCTGCTGACGGGACCCGCCGGAAGGACCCGAATTGGGCGTGCTGGAAGTATCGGGCCAGGTGAAGCGGATCCTGTCGGGCGTGATGCCCAGGGGGCGTAAAGCCTCATGGGCGGTACCAACCATGCCCATGTCGGCACCCTGTCCATGGTCCTCCCAGGCTGCCACTATCGTTACCGTATCGTCGGGGTTAAGCACAGCCCATGCCTCCGACCCGTCGGGGCCGTCGAGACCGCAACCGTAACACCCCATGGAGAGTCCAACACCCTTCCTGATCTTATCCTTGGACTCTCGCTTTGCCTTGGCCTTCGCCTCCTCGTAGCGGGGCTTCAGAGCTTCGAGCATCTCGGGATAGCTGAAGACCTCGGGCTCCTGACCACTGGGGTTCGTAGCACCCGGACGGTAACAGTTCAGGTAGCGAATCTCCCAGGGATCCATTCCGATCTTTTCCGCCAGTTGATCCATGAGTTGTTCCGATGAGAAGAGCGACTGGGGTGACCCGTAAGCCCTGAAGGCAGAACCCCAGGCGTGGTTGGTGCACACCGTGCGGCCCGTTCCCTTGATGTTTGGTATATCGTAGCCCGCACCCATGAACTGGGCGCCTCGGAGCGTCAGCAGATCGCCGAACTCGGAGTAGGGGCCGTGGTCCACGTTGTAATCCGTCTCCATGGCGAGCAGCTTGCCATCCTTGTCGGCAGCGAATTTGATATTGACAAAGAAGGGCGACCGCTTACCCGTGTAGGTCATGTGCTGGAAGTAGTTGTACCTGAGGAAGCAGGGTCTTTCCGTCGCAAGGGCGGCGGCTCCCACCAAGGCTTCCATCGTGGGACTGAACTTGTAGCCGAAGGTTCCGCCCATGGGGTTCGTGACAAGGGCGATCTTTTCCGGCTCCAGGCCGAGGCCGGGGGCGATCATGAGGAGGTGCAGGTGGGCTCCAATGGTTTTGGAGTGAATCTTAAGGACCCCTCCCTCGTCAATGTAGGCAAAACCGACGTCGGGCTCGATTGTCATGTGGGGCTGCCTCTGGACATAGAAATCGTCTTCCACCACGTAGGGCGCGCTGTTGAAGATCGGACCTGTGGGTTTACCCTTTTCGAGGTTCTGAATATAGTACACATTGGGCGTTCCCGGGTGGATCTCCAGGGCGTCCTCAGCCATGGCCGCGGGGGCGCTCATGTAGGCAGGGAGGATCTCCAGGTCAACCTTCACCTTGTCCGCGGCTGCGCAAGCATTATCGTAAGTATCGGCACAGACTATCGCTATGGCGTCGCCATACTGGAAAACCTTTTCGTCACAGAGAATGGGTCGGTCCCAGCCATCCCCCTTGTTCGAGGGAAAGGTGATCAGACCGGTGATCCTATTCTTGCCTTTGATATCTTTGTGGGTGACGACCTTGTAGACGCCGGGCATCTTTTCTGCCTCGGAGACGTCGATGTTCCTGATGTTGGCATGGCTC encodes the following:
- a CDS encoding molybdopterin-dependent oxidoreductase, with the translated sequence MIQKRFFVNGIERNIIVKGEDSLAKVLREQLGLTGTKVGCDTGHCGACSVIVNNELVRSCIFKAGRIKDGDSVTTIEGIGTPNNLHPIQKAFIKHGTAQCGFCIPGFVVSTKALLDSNPSPTREDVREWFHKHRNACRCTGYIPIVNAVMDAAKVLRGDMKEEELEYKLPADGRIWGGTYPRPTAVAKVTGTLDYGADLGLKLPGNTLQLALVQATVSHANIRNIDVSEAEKMPGVYKVVTHKDIKGKNRITGLITFPSNKGDGWDRPILCDEKVFQYGDAIAIVCADTYDNACAAADKVKVDLEILPAYMSAPAAMAEDALEIHPGTPNVYYIQNLEKGKPTGPIFNSAPYVVEDDFYVQRQPHMTIEPDVGFAYIDEGGVLKIHSKTIGAHLHLLMIAPGLGLEPEKIALVTNPMGGTFGYKFSPTMEALVGAAALATERPCFLRYNYFQHMTYTGKRSPFFVNIKFAADKDGKLLAMETDYNVDHGPYSEFGDLLTLRGAQFMGAGYDIPNIKGTGRTVCTNHAWGSAFRAYGSPQSLFSSEQLMDQLAEKIGMDPWEIRYLNCYRPGATNPSGQEPEVFSYPEMLEALKPRYEEAKAKAKRESKDKIRKGVGLSMGCYGCGLDGPDGSEAWAVLNPDDTVTIVAAWEDHGQGADMGMVGTAHEALRPLGITPDRIRFTWPDTSSTPNSGPSGGSRQQVMTGNAIRVACSEMLASLKKPDGKYMDYSEAVAAGKPLKYVGKFSVPGVACDEKGQGRPFVVYMYGVFMAEVSVNTETGKVEVDKMTLMADIGKVNNRLVTDGQIYGGMAQGIGLALLEDFEDIKKHSNLVGAGFPFAKDITDNMEIVYFENYPREFGPFGAAGVGELPLSSPHAAIGNAIYNACGVRVHRLPALPERILAGFKGQKV